aaaattagaaaatgaaaataaaatactcttgttgagaaattaaaaaaagaaatacataaCGCGGGAGCCCGCCAAAGTTGTTAAGAGTTGATGAAGCTAACTCCTCATTACCCTCGCGTGGCAACCGGCTAAACCGGTTCCAGGTGCCCATTACCAACCGTAcgtattttatttcttgtttccttctttcttcactcTTCTCATAACAAACTTAACGCGGTCTGGTTCAACTCAGAGAGAGACGTAAATCAAGCATGGCTTTATGCAATGTCTTCCTTTAAGGCGCAGAATTTCTCGCCCTCAAAAGTCTTGCTCCGATTGCTACGACGGAAAGATTTTGCCATGAATTTCTACTTTAGCCCTAATTTCTCTCTATATTTCCGACCCCACGCATCTGGAAATGTCTTGATCGGAGCCAACCATACTTCTGCTCGATTTTGTTCTCGATAATCTTCATTGTTTTTCTCGTTTTtaccttcatttttttgtgATTAATTTGACTGGAATCGTGCATTTGAAGCGTTGATTCTCCTGCAAGTGTGAAGAGGACGAGTTCCGCAATGCGAAGGTTTTTATCTCTGAGGAATTTGGTTAGGGCGCTCCTTATTCCTGTGTTTCTCTTAGTTGCTCATTTTTCTTATGTTGTGATTACCACTGGTGAGTCTTGTATCACTGGAAATTTCTGTTTCTCGCCCAAAATTTCCAAGTATCGTGCCGCCGGCTTACATCCCAGAGCTTCGGCGATAATCGATGGCACTGCCCCCACAGCTGAAGAACTGTTGCGTCGTGATCTTTACACTAGTAAAGATTGGATCAAGGCCGTtcaattttattcttcaatCTTTCAAGATCTGATTTCCGTTGGGTTTCTTTCTCACAAATCGAAATCTCTGTGCGTGGAGACCCCCAACGGACAGGATGTATTTTCCTTGAAGCAGATTGGGGTTTCCGATTCGATTGGAATATTCAAGAAAGCCGCTAAGCCTCTGGTGGTGAAGGGCGAAGGACACAAGATCCCGTTCGATGATAATACCttcgattttattttcttgggcGTCGGCCGCCTTGATCAGTCGTCCCGGCCGGCAGATTTTGCGAGGGAAATTGCTCGGACGCTGAAACCCGAAGGGTTTGCTGTCGTCCAAATTAGGGCTAAAGATACGTACAgctttcattcattcattgatTTGTTTAATTGCTGCAAAATAGTTACATCACAGGATATAGATGGCCTTGATTCTAAAACGCCTTTCCTTCGCCAGATTGTTCTGACGAAGGAGAGCGTTGATGGTATTCTTGGTCATGGTGATGCGCTAACGCATCACTCAAAGTCTGACGGTAAGTGTTCTGTTCTCGGATTTAAGGAAGAACTGGTCCGAAAGGCCGAGCCATTGATCTTAGAGGAGCCACTGAAGCCATGGATTACATTGAAGCGGAATattcaaaagataaaatatcTGCCATCAATGGCTGATATTAGCTTCAAGCAGAGGTACGTTTACGTTGATGTCGGAGCGAGGAGTTACGGGTCTAGTATCGGAAGTTGGTTTAAGAAGCAGTATCCGAAACAGAACAAAACCTTCGAAGTTTATGCCATTGAAGCTGATAAAATTTTTCACGAACAGTATAGTTCAAAGAAAGGGGTCAAGCTTCTTCCGTATGCAGCTTGGGTaaggaatgaaacattgaCATTCGAAATCAATAGAAACCCAGGTCAGAAAGTCCAAGATAAGGGGAGGGGAATGGGTAGAATTCGGCCGGCGGTAGCATCGACGGGGACTTTCGTCGGCGACGTGGATGAGATTCAGGGCTTTGATTTTGCTGATTGGTTGAAAAATACTGTTACTGAGAAGGATTTTGTTGTGATGAAGATGGATGTTGAAGGAACTGAATTCGATTTGATCCCGAGATTGTTGGAGACTGGTGCTATTTGCTTGATAGATGAGATATTTCTCGAGTGTCATTACAATCGGTGGCAGAGATGTTGCCCAGGTGAGAGAAGCGCGAAGTATCAGAAAACTTATGCCCAATGCTTAcatttgttttcttccttGAGGCGAAGTGGAGTTCTAGTTCATCAATGGTGGTGAAACAGTCTCTACATGGGCGTTTGCTTTCTCAATAAATCTTCATCTGCACTGTAAACTACTTAACTTGGAGATGGAATCGTATGCAGAAACAGCGGCGGTGATTGGTTTGAAATTCTACTTAGTTCCTGTCAACGTAATGAACCACAAATTACTGTCTGATGAACAGTTGGGTTAATGCGCCCTTCCTTCTAAGCAAAGCTATTTTGTAGCATTAGATATATAGTAGGCTATAATCATACAATGTAAGTTGAAATTCATCTCCTCATTTTGCAATACAGCTTTAGATTTTCTTGTCCACGACGGTgtaatatcgtaccattgtggaggttcttGGTTTCTTACacggtatcaaagtcatgtcCTTGACTTAGTTatattaatagaatcctcaaataatagaaaatttgtGAGCCTCGAACAATGTATGTTCGAAGACTCCAAAGAAaggattcgaatctcaatcaaggaGAGGTTGTTCGAAGGCCGGGAAGattgttgaaaattattgaaaagagTAGTCTCACATTAGTTATATTAAaaggaagatcatgagtttataagtaaggaacactatctctattggAACGTTTTGAGAATGCaacattttgagaaaattaaaagtaaaatcacgagagcttatagttaaaatggacaatatcatattatcgtgaagattcgtgattcctaacgaCCGATGCTACACGTGTAGAGAACCAAACCCCGAGTCTTTTAAGGTCATTTTGGCTCAGCCCAGGCTGGAATCTAGGCATCTGTTAGAGTTGCCACGCGCTAACTGTTTACAGTGAACGTGTCCGACATGCACAAACCAGACATTTCACTGTATCTCTCTCTAGTTTCTTTTTGGTGcatatttctttcattttgcaTGCAGAGAAGGAAATGCAAGGAAAAATGGCACAGGTTGCTATGGCGGTGCAGGATGAAGAGCGTTATTTTACGCTGGTGAGTGGGCACAGAATACCAGCCGTTGGATTAGGCACTTGGAGATCTGGTTCTCAGTCAGATGATTCTGTGTTCACTGCTATTGTTGAGGTATTTTCATGTCAAAAGTAGAGCCTTCACGTTCGCTTGTTTATTGATTGATGTTTTTACTGAATTCACGTTACTTTAACTTTGGCAACAGGCTGGTTATAGGCACATAGATACTGCTGCAGAATATGGAGTTCACGAACAGGCataatctctctctttccctcGATTCTAGATGCTTAATTTGTCGGATCTACACagttgtatgatattgtctactttaagcCTAAGTTTTCGTAgatttgctttggacttctccaaaatgcctcatgcTAATGGAGACAGTAttcttcacttataaacctatgatcactccctaaattagccaacgtggaacgtgggactccctcccaataatcctttcctcaaacaaagtacactataagcctctcatgaggcttatggagctctcgaatagctcCCCTtaaatcgaggctcgactcctttctttggagccttcgaacaaagtacaccatttgttcgacactttagtcactcttgactacaccttcgaggcacacaattttttgttcgaaatttgaggattttatcgacatgactaagttttagggcatggctaTGACACCATGCTAGGAATCATGAATCTATATAAAgctatgatattgtccactttaagcataagctccaaactattttatatttgcaCCGGTGTAAAACTCTTGCAGGTGGGTTTTGGCCTACAAGCGGCAATAAAAGCAGGAATCCGTAGGGAAGACCTTTTCATCACCACTAAGCTTTGGTAAACAATAAAATGAATGTCAAATTTGAGTACCAAACTTGGACTTGGTTGATATCTGTTCCTATCTGGTTCCATGTGTTTTAGGTGCTCTGACCTGTCCCCAGACAGAGTTAGAATCGCATTAAACAATGCTCTTCAAGAACTCCAAGTTGACTACCTTGATCTTTTCTTGGTATTTGAAAAACTAAACCCCATCTCCATTTGGTTGATATCAACTaaagttcatttttaatatgGAAAATTGAGTTGTTGTACATCAGATTCACTGGCCCTTCCATCTCAAAGAAGGAGCCAGCAGGCCTCCAAAAGAAGGGGAAGTTTTGGAGTTGGACATGGAAGGCGTGTGGAGAGAAATGGAGAAGCTTGTAAAGGAAAATCTCGTGAGGGACATCGGGATTAGCAATTTTACTGTGAAGAAACTCGAGAAATTGCTCCGTTTTGCCCAAACAATGCCATCCGTATGCCAGGTtagtgttaggaatcacgaacttCTACCATAGTTACCATGAACACTATTTCTAAAAGGATAATGTATGATTACTTTTTTCAATAATCCTGGACTGGATAGTGTGCCTCAACTAACTCTCGTATTGTCTTTATCTCGTGTCGTGCCAGATGGAAATGCACCCAGGATGGAGAAATGATAAAATGCTAGAGGCTTGCAGGAAAAATGGCATCCATGTCACTGTAAGACATGCTAGTTACTTGAATAATTTGATGGTTATTTGGAATTTGGCTTCCTTACCTTAAGAAGGACGAAAACAAGTCCCAATCTTCGAGCAACCAACAACCAAATCGTAATCGAACCGGGTTgcaatttattcaatttttaaagcAAGTGTTAGAagtcacgactctccacaatggtatgatagcGTCCCCTTTGACCAATAaccttccactaaattaaccaatgactctcctcacttataaacccatgacgttccactaaattaaccaatgcgagactcactcccaataatccttaacaatcctcccctcgaacaaagtacactataaacTCTTTAATTGATGTGTTTTGTAGGCCTATTCGCCTCTAGGGTCGTCAGAAGGAGGAAGAGATTTAATTCACGACGAGGCGGTTCAAAGAGTAGCGAAGAAGCTGAACAAAACTCCAGGCCAAATTCTGGTGAGGTGGGCTATTCAGAGGGGAACTAGCGCCATTCCAAAATCAACTCACTCAGAGAGAATCAAAGAGAACATTGGTGTGTTTGGATGGGAAATACCGAATGAGGACTTTGAAGCTCTTTGTAGGATCCCAAATCAGGTAAGAAAAGTAAACCATTCATCCCATGTTTTGTTGTGTTATATGAATGGTGATAGAAATTGAAAGGTGACTTTGTGGCTTAGAAACGAGTGCTAAGTGGAGAAGATCTATTTGTGAACAAAGAGGCTGGCCCCTTGAGGAGCGTGGCTGATGTTTGGGATCACGAGGATTGAGGAGTTAATAATCCACAAATACTTGTCCACTTGGTGCCCCGCAGAAGATGTAAGTTTTCTCtgtaaaaagacaaaaaaaaacttgataaTGGTGTATGCTAGGTAGGTTGTGTTTGTATTTATTTGGGTAAGTCTAGTACAATCCAAATATAGATGTAAGTGTCGGGGGTTGGACAACTTGGTTTTTAGTGCATCTGTTGATATCTTTGACTCGTTAATGTTGCTAGCTGCATCGATTTTTGACTCGTTCATCTTCGAAGAATACTTGAGATCTTTGTGCTTCTATTGGTTTTTTAAATGTTGTGGTGTTTTTGATTGATCTTCAAGGTGTTGCTGAGGATTAAGACTAAATCGCCACGCCATAAATCGATTTAGTTGATTTAATATGTGTTGATTTTGGGAATCGAGTGACAGACACTCAagagtgttggatgaaagtgtcACACGTCaattaatttagggaatgatcatgagtttataattaaataatacacTCTCCATTGTAAGGCATTTTGGAGaatgggtttataattaaataatacacTCGAAAGTCtgaagcaaagccatgagaacttatgtttaaaatggacaatatcataccattatggagagtcgtgttcgtctaacatggcaCTAGAGTCATGATCTAAACTTAACCATATCAATAGATTGacaaatcttcaaatgtcgaacaaagtattgtgagcctcgaaggccAAAAAGTGACTAGAGAAGACTTGGAATCGAGCTTCgattaagggaaaaaaagtgTTACATGAATCGAACGGATTCTCGACTCGACTAAAATCACATTAACTTGTAAATGAgcttgttttaatatttaatatattgaacggaataatattttatttgaattttaatgaGTCATACAGGTTTGGGAGACATTTTCAACAGTAAGGCTATAAAGATTAGGAGGGAAGATCTTGTGGAGAAGCCTTTACACAATAAGGGTATAGTTATTGCCATTATTCAAtgctttattttaatatttattttaatatcttataaaatcaaatattgttGGAACGAATCGTTTATATTCTTCGCAATTATCAATTCAACACAAAAGACGAACCGTCATATATACGTGATGTAacattataacattttttatagtATTGAAAACATCAACTCAACCGAAAAAAGTACCGAAAACATCAACTCAACCTAacaaaatgatatattttaatgaagccacaatattattaaaataaaaattaacaaaaatgtcACGTTTTAATGAAGCTAACAATATTaatcatatcaaaattaacAAAACGTTATACGTGAAGGACtgtatttctataatttataatatcttTTTCGCAAATGATATTATGACGAAATTTTcgcataaatataaatataaacaaaatatttatttaaaatttattattccGTGAAATCGAATCTTCAACGCTGAAAATTGGGAGATTTTGGGAATATTAGGTACGAAAATATCACCGAATTCCCGTTGAAAGTACATTTCCTAGCTGCTTTTACCTTTTCAACTGTTCAATTCCCCATGTAAATTgacttataatttataattttctaaaaatatatatatattggaagTATTTTCTGATTTTACTATTATAAATCTATTTcgaaaatatcaaatatatactattttttcgataatttattatttaattttttacagTGAACCGTAcgattatttattatatatttttaaggaAAGCAGCAATATTGGAAAATCAAGGCCTTTGGTTAGCTCATTTTCCAATTCCGTTGACCGTGGCGTTACCAGCTAATATCTAGATCTGGGCTGCCTCATTTTCATCTAAATATTAAACAACACAAtttattgtaataattaattaattaatgtataatttaaaattaatcattttttttttgttggaattACTGTACAGCTGtaaattaattctaaaattattgaGAAAATCCATGTTGGGAGGAgtgaggtggattgtgaagtCTATCAAATCACTTCTAGATTtggcaaaaataaataattaatatataattatatgttaaataatatgtaattaattttgatgtggCCTAGATCGTGGAGCACGCACGGGTTTAGTCCTtaccctttatttatttttttttcaaattaaaaaaaaaaaaaaattggtttatCAATCTACCTAACTTCAATAATGAaccgaaaaataaaataaaaaataaaaaataaaaataaaattcctcTCCTTATAAATTCCCTTTCCAATTCTCTCCCCCACTTCGTCCTTCTATCGCTCTCTCCCGCCATGACTGCCCAAGTGCTGCCCGAGCAACCGCTTCAAAGCAATATTCATCTCTTGCAAAGGGACAGCCCTGCCCCTTCCTATAAAaggtattaaaataatatatatgtatgtatgtatgtgtgtgtgtatgtatgtatgtatgtatgagCTTGTTGTTTTGGTTTTAGGTTGGAGGGAAAGGTGGCGATTGTGACGGGCGGCGCAAAGGGAATCGGAGAAGCGACGGTGAGGCTGTTCGCCAAACATGGAGCCAAAGTAGTGATTGCCGACGTGGAGGATCTCCTCGGTGAGGCTTTGGCCGACACGCTTTCTCCAAATCCAGTGTCGTTCGTCCACTGTGACGTAAGCTTGGAGGAAGACATGGAGAATCTAATCAACTCGACGATGTGTCGTCACGGCCAAGTCGACATACTATTCAACAATGCCGGAGTTTTAGGTAACCAATCCAAGACTCGTAAGAGCATCGTTGACTTTGACCCTAACGAGTTCGAGCGCGTGATGTGTGTGAACGTCAAAGGCGTCGCGTTGGGTATAAAGCACGCGGCGCGTGTAATGATTCCCAGAGCTACCGGCTGTATAATCTCGACTGCTAGCGTGGCAGGTGTTTCAGGAGGTATGGGTCCACATGCTTACACGGCATCCAAACATGCCATTGTTGGCCTCACTAAGAACACTGCCTGCGAGCTTGGGCGTTATGGTATACGTGTCAACTGCATTTCGCCGTTTGGTGTTGCCACGTCGATGCTTGTGAACGCGTGGAGGGATGACGGAGACGAGTGCATGAACTTCGGGATTCCGTCGCCGGCTGAGGTGGACAAAATGGAGGAGTTCGTTAGGGGTTTGGCTAATCTTAAGGGCCCCACATTGAGGCCTAAGGATATCGCTGAGGCGGCGCTTTATCTTGCCAGCGATGAATCTAAGTACGTCAGTGGCCATAATCTCGTTGTTGACGGTGGAATCACCACTTCAAGAAATTGTATCggcttttaatttatttttattttttaatttccagaTATTtgtggaaaggaaaaaaaaaaaaaaaaagacaccCATATACCTGTTGGTTATACTTGGGAGTaggattaatttaattttaattttttatttgttgtttgttctataattatttaaatttttagttctctttgctaatttttaaaatataaaaaaaaaaatatagaagtGGAAAATCAGTGGGGGAGAATTTTGTCGGccgatttaattttttatggtaCTCAACgaaatcaaactaaaaaacagagaaaaagcCACGTCACTAGCATGATTGGACAGCAAGAACTTGGAGATCCTTGTCGATTAATTGGGTGACGTAATCTCACAAGTTATGTACTTATAGCATTTAATTGGAAGGGCCTCATTTATCCATTCCAattatttagtaaaataattggaaaaaaatattaaattaccaAATTGGTCATGAACTataaagtttttatattttttaattttatatttcttaaatttttaattttatatccaaAAGGTCTCCAAAAGacctaacattttttaaatttaataaattttaatttaaccaaaaaaaaaaaaaaaggaaagatcaAAGGTGCAAGAGGCAAATGGAGAGAAGACAGCCCTGTGGGAATTGAAGGGGTGTTGGTCGGCATCAAGGCTGTCATATTGAgagtttataaaaataagaaacaaagagaCGAAAAATAGCTACCTGTGATTGGGCAGTGAGTGAGGCAAGGTCACTGACGGGGGAGAGACAGAAGGAGAGCTGTAAAGGAGGGGCGGGGAAAAAGTCAGCAAAGCCAGACTGACGTATATACTCTTTCAATACACAGaaccataaaagaaaagggaataaagtttattatattattacataaTTTGCTAAGTTTGGTGTTGAATAAATGGTACGGAGCATGCCTGTTTCACAAGAAAGTATGCGAGGATATCATTAATTTATGAAGTTGTAGACATTATTTAACCAATTTGCAATTATGAATGTGAGATTACGTGTCTATAGGACGAAACACGtttaaaaatcatgaggctgacagcgatacgtaacgtaccaaaacggacaatgtTTACTAGAGGtagacttgagttgttacaaatgatatcaaagatAGACACTGaacaaaaatgatatcaaagaaacgaaacattcgtttaaggatgtgaaaacctctctctaccaattttaaaattgtgagactggtGAGAGTgtacaatatttactagcagtCAACTTTCTTACAATAGTTGTATTCTTTGGTATTTACAATAGTGAGAACTGAGGACACAATGGGTTGGCACCGACAGAAATAGAGTTAAGAGTCGATGAGAATTGCAATGAGTAGAATTGGATTTCATGACTCGAAAGCAGTATTTTCTACTGTTCGAAGTGGGTCCTTGCCTCATGAGTTAAATAGACATATCTAGTGATTTCTTGGACGGTGGGTAAATGGCAACTCGAACACGCAAGTGGTCAAAGTccaaaattcaacccaaaattcaaacttgtttAGCTCTAAATTCCCCATCCTTCTCTATACTTTTTAACCTTTGACCAACTGAAAATTCAACATCAACCTCAAACTTTCCACATTCTTTGAATCTGATATTGGTATTAAGGCACAAATATTATTCTCCCACCAAACTCAGATTCAATCTCCATTATTATGTCAATTCATTTAAAAGCTTTAttctaaaatagaaaatcacGAGACACGCGAAGTTtcgcttcattttcttcagaCAAAAATCATGTTACCATGTCTGCTAACTCGGGTATGTTACCATGTCTGTTAATATCGTCGAAGTTCAATGATTTAGCCACCGAAAAGTGTACATTGTTAGTAGCTAGTAACTGTCATTTGGACGTGGTCTTAGTTTATTCATGTACCTCTCATTTACTCGAGCGTCACGTGCGCACTAGTTACACCTTCGTATTAGAGTGGAACTTCTCTCAGTAGGATGTGGTCCGAAAGCGAACCAAGGTGGAAGATAGGTGTATGTGACGTTTGAGTAAGAATAggtatataaatgaatttagatTATATTTTGCAAATGAGAGTGATCGCAAggataaaaaaagttaaaaaatgcTAAAAAGATGCATAATAGTTCCGTcgtaaaaactttaaaatgaaatgtGTTTAGCTTAGAACAATCTTAAAATGACATGGCACGGGCACGGAGAccaatgcctcgatagaactcggatggatggatgttcagGACGTCCCGATGAGATGAGCGACCCACGGCCCGTCCTCGATGGCATGACCAAGTGAGTTATGATGGCTGACGACACCCGAAAATCAAGATGccgtcaagacatatgggcCATGTCGATGGAGATCGAGATGACAAGGAGAGACGCGGCGTtgtattgagagaccttggacCCGagcagaggcaaggtcgaactgaatgacttggcctagtgtagaagcaagtcggatgtgtcgcAGACGATTAAACATGCACGCgcaggcggcgtgtgtgggTGAACAAGCAGCGATGTTCGATGGACGAAAACAAACCTCGCTTAAGGTCCgatgaagccacaaagccggagcaaaaaatatatatggggcttaattcTCCTTAAGGCTGGTCGTGagtgtgtcaagatcacgacgaCCGCGCGGTAAAAAATATAGGACCGTGACAGTGAGCGGTGTACGTGAATTGCTCGAACACTCCGGCCTGTTCTGGCAAGGACGTTGGCTGCTGCACATAAGCAATGTGCTGAGGTTAGGCCCATTTCTGTTGAACCCCCCCTTGTTTAGATTAAATAAGTCCATGTCAGCACAAATTCATGTCTACAAGCAGCCACgtcattaaatttattagttCATTAACACCATACAGCAGCCATCTGTCATCCCCGGTacaaaccgaaccgaacctAATCTAACAAATCAGTCCTCGAGCTCGTAAGAATCAACTCATTTGAGCTAAGAGACTAACATGAATtagtacactctttgttcgGTTTTCTCGAAAGATTTTGCCATACTTATAAATCAACCAACGCGAGATTACTCATAACATTCCTttccttgaacaaagtacttTCCTATCGATAATATTCTGTCAACTACATTGGTACGTCGCCGCTCGCTGTTGATGCAAGACATCAGCACATGAGCTCACCAGCCATGCACGACCGACCAAAACGACTCAAAACTGGGTTGAACAACACCTTCCTGGGTGAACGAACTagttttaatttctgtttaatgcttttttgttgtttctttttattactccaaaaataaaataaaaagtaaaatatcaCTTTCCTGAAGaagtttttataaaaaaatttataataattccGATTTTTCCGGTTGATTAGACAAAAATTGCACATCGTGCTTGCCACTCACTTGAAAATCATTTCACTTTtcacttaaaatatattttatatatatatatatatatatatattttatttttttttattgcatttaTTACTCTTCCTTTatctctattatttatttgataaataaagatttttactaacgaatattttaaatatatatatatatatatatatatatattttacaaaaaaaacaaaaaaattattgactagtttaaattattaaaatcttGTAAATTTATTAGTCAATATGCACATTAATTGAtcgaatataaaaattaaagtaaacaaaattaataattagtgGTGAAATTAGTGGTGTGGGCATTAAGGGAAAGaagttcaaaacaaaattttggcGCACTTATAAGCAAAACCActaatttattgattattatgATGCTAACCTACGATCTCCGACATTTCTTAATTAacaattaattcttttatgaGATATAAATGATGTCAACTAACCATAGTTTTCGACTCTAATTcccaattaattattaattaacacACACCACGAGTGTCTCCACTTTGGTACCCGTTGTTTGGTTTCCGGTTTTGTCCCTTTCCTTGTCCAGTTTAGTCTCAGTGGAATTCCACTACAAACACTATCGCATCGCCTGCAACCAAACAGCCACCTTCcgctttttccttttttctttccattttttagtacaagaatgtaataaatatatatatcatttgtCACAcccaactttttttaaaaaaaatattcgcTTATGagcatatattaaattttatttctttatgttattattttatttagggTTTAATTTGATGGAATAGaagatttataattaagaCAAATTAACCgactttaatattaatatccaAAAAGAGACCAACATGCTTAAATGAAGtgaggaaataaaaaaaagtccaaaaaaacaattaaaaattgcCCCACCACTctaatttaataatacttttataattttaaataattttttaaaattaaattagatacGCTGAATCTAAAATAAACTTGATGTAATACGTAACTAACCTTTcgattaaatgaagtcaaaaGAAGAACAGTATTATTTTGATATCGAAAGAACATAAGATGGGAAAATAAAGGCATCTAGATATCTAAGCTATGGACAAGAACTAACTAGGTTTAGAATGAAAAGACGAGAAGACGATAAAAAGTTGGGAAGAGGTCTAAAGAGAAAAGACGTTGAATATAATGATAATCAGTAATTAACACAGTTCATTGAATAACGTGTTATATATAGTATAAATCTTTTTAGCGGACCAGATTCAAAATCGGGACGGAAAGTTTCACAAAATGCAACAAATTATCA
This portion of the Cucurbita pepo subsp. pepo cultivar mu-cu-16 chromosome LG08, ASM280686v2, whole genome shotgun sequence genome encodes:
- the LOC111799742 gene encoding uncharacterized protein LOC111799742, which translates into the protein MRRFLSLRNLVRALLIPVFLLVAHFSYVVITTGESCITGNFCFSPKISKYRAAGLHPRASAIIDGTAPTAEELLRRDLYTSKDWIKAVQFYSSIFQDLISVGFLSHKSKSLCVETPNGQDVFSLKQIGVSDSIGIFKKAAKPLVVKGEGHKIPFDDNTFDFIFLGVGRLDQSSRPADFAREIARTLKPEGFAVVQIRAKDTYSFHSFIDLFNCCKIVTSQDIDGLDSKTPFLRQIVLTKESVDGILGHGDALTHHSKSDGKCSVLGFKEELVRKAEPLILEEPLKPWITLKRNIQKIKYLPSMADISFKQRYVYVDVGARSYGSSIGSWFKKQYPKQNKTFEVYAIEADKIFHEQYSSKKGVKLLPYAAWVRNETLTFEINRNPGQKVQDKGRGMGRIRPAVASTGTFVGDVDEIQGFDFADWLKNTVTEKDFVVMKMDVEGTEFDLIPRLLETGAICLIDEIFLECHYNRWQRCCPGERSAKYQKTYAQCLHLFSSLRRSGVLVHQWW
- the LOC111800188 gene encoding aldose reductase, with protein sequence MESYAETAAVIGLKFYLVPVNVMNHKLLSDEQLEKEMQGKMAQVAMAVQDEERYFTLVSGHRIPAVGLGTWRSGSQSDDSVFTAIVEAGYRHIDTAAEYGVHEQVGFGLQAAIKAGIRREDLFITTKLWCSDLSPDRVRIALNNALQELQVDYLDLFLIHWPFHLKEGASRPPKEGEVLELDMEGVWREMEKLVKENLVRDIGISNFTVKKLEKLLRFAQTMPSVCQMEMHPGWRNDKMLEACRKNGIHVTAYSPLGSSEGGRDLIHDEAVQRVAKKLNKTPGQILVRWAIQRGTSAIPKSTHSERIKENIGVFGWEIPNEDFEALCRIPNQKRVLSGEDLFVNKEAGPLRSVADVWDHED
- the LOC111800189 gene encoding short-chain dehydrogenase reductase 2a, with protein sequence MTAQVLPEQPLQSNIHLLQRDSPAPSYKRLEGKVAIVTGGAKGIGEATVRLFAKHGAKVVIADVEDLLGEALADTLSPNPVSFVHCDVSLEEDMENLINSTMCRHGQVDILFNNAGVLGNQSKTRKSIVDFDPNEFERVMCVNVKGVALGIKHAARVMIPRATGCIISTASVAGVSGGMGPHAYTASKHAIVGLTKNTACELGRYGIRVNCISPFGVATSMLVNAWRDDGDECMNFGIPSPAEVDKMEEFVRGLANLKGPTLRPKDIAEAALYLASDESKYVSGHNLVVDGGITTSRNCIGF